CCCGCGTCATGCACTACTTCTTCTCGCCGCTGTTGATCGGCCTGCGCGCGAAGTAATACAGCGACGCCCCCAGCGCGCCGAACGCGACCACCGCGATGAGGTTGCTGCCGCCGATTGCCGGAAAGCGCGGCCCCAGCAGCAGCACGCCCTCCTTCAGCGTGCCCTGGTTTTCCAGCAGCTTCACCACGATGCCCAGCAGCCCCATCACGCCGCCGGCCGCGATCAATCCAGACGCGTAGAGCGAGCCGGGGCTGACCTCGCTCTCGTCGGCCCTTTCACCGGCTCGCTGCGCCGCCCGGTCCACCAGCCAGCGCACCACGCCGCCGCAGAAGATGGCAAGCGTTGTCGCGATCGAAAGATAGAACCCGACGGCGAACGAGAGCGAGCGTATGCCGAGCAGTTCGACCGCGATCACAATGAACACCCCGATCAGCACCAGGTTCCACGGCAGCCGATGATCGATGATGCCGTTGACGACGGTCGCCATCAGGTTCGCCTGCGGGGCCGCCGCTTTGTCGCTGCCGATCCCCTGTATCCACTGGCGCTCGATGCTGCCGGTCTGCGGATTGTAGAGATACTGCCCGTTGGCCAGGTGCTGCGCGCCCAGCGCGGTAATGAGCTGGTACCTCTTCGGATCTTCCTGGCCGATGCTGTTGCCCTTGTCGTCGACAATGCGGATTTCGTTGCGCCCGAGCAGCGGGTTGTTGTTCGGCTCAACCACGCGCACGCCCTCTTCCAACTGGGTGGTATCAACTTTGATTGGCGGGATGGCGCGTATCTGCTCCAGCCCGCGGTTCATCGCGTTGAGCGTGAGCCCGATGGCGAAAACCGACACCAGCACGCCGATGAGCAGCGCCTGCTGCTGGCGCTTGGGCGTCGCGCCCACCAGAAAGCCGGTCTTCAGGTCCTGCGAGGTGTTGCCGGCGTTGGCCGAAGCGATGCAAACCACGCCGCCAATCGAAATCACCAGCGCCTTGTACGCGTTCGTCTTCCAGTCGGCGAGCAGGAACATGACCGACGTTGCCATCATGGTCGCGATGGCCATACCGGAGATCGGATTCGACGAGGTGCCGATCAGCCCTGCGATGCGCGAGGAAACCGTCACGAACAGGAATCCGAACACGACAACGAACACCGCGGCGAGCACGTCGGCGGTGAGCGACGTGTGCGTGCCCGGCACTGGCTTGAACATCAGCATCAGCACCATCATCACCAGCACCAGCGCCGTGCCGCCGAGCGCGATCTTCATGCTCATGTCGAGTTCGGTGCGCTTGGTGCCGGCAATCGCCGCCGCGCCCTTTTTCAGGTCACCCGCCCCGGCGCGCAGCGCGCCAACAATGGTGGGAACCGTCTTGAGCAGCGTGATCAGCCCGGCGGCGGCCACCGCGCCCGCGCCCATGGGGCGAATGTAGGCGCGGTAAATCTCATCCACCGACATCTGCGAAATCAGCTTCTGCGCCGGATACAGCGGCGCCGTCAGCGACGAGCCGAAGAACTTGATGGCCGGCATCACCACCAGCCACGCGAAGACGCCGCCGGCAAAAATCACCCCCGCGATGCGCGGCCCGATGATGTATCCCACGCCCAGATATTCGGTCGTGGTGTTGGCGCGAATGGCGCTGCCCGGATATCCCGAAGGCTGGAAGTCAGGCGTGCTCGGCCACAGGCCGAACAGGTTTTCGTTCTGGAAGGCGGTGTAGAGCCCGCCGAGCCCCAGTCCCATGAAGACCCTGCCGGCAAACGATCCGCCGCGGTCGCCGGCGATGAGCACGTCGCCGCAGGCCGTGCCTTCCGGATACAGCAGGTTGCCGTGCTCCTTCACGATCAGTTGCCGCCGCAGCGGGATCATGAAGAAGACGCCGAGCCATCCGCCGATCAGCGCGAGCAGGAAGATGCGCGAGTACTCCAGCGGAAATCCCAGGAAGATGAGCGCGGGCAGCGTGAAGATGACGCCGCCGGCCACCGACTCGCCCG
This genomic interval from Terriglobales bacterium contains the following:
- a CDS encoding oligopeptide transporter, OPT family, with the protein product MAEAPLPQQSRFQPYIPPEMAPAEFTVRAVLLGSFFGIVFGAVTVYVGLRAGLTVAASIPIAVLSISLLRAFGKATILENNIVQTTGSAGESVAGGVIFTLPALIFLGFPLEYSRIFLLALIGGWLGVFFMIPLRRQLIVKEHGNLLYPEGTACGDVLIAGDRGGSFAGRVFMGLGLGGLYTAFQNENLFGLWPSTPDFQPSGYPGSAIRANTTTEYLGVGYIIGPRIAGVIFAGGVFAWLVVMPAIKFFGSSLTAPLYPAQKLISQMSVDEIYRAYIRPMGAGAVAAAGLITLLKTVPTIVGALRAGAGDLKKGAAAIAGTKRTELDMSMKIALGGTALVLVMMVLMLMFKPVPGTHTSLTADVLAAVFVVVFGFLFVTVSSRIAGLIGTSSNPISGMAIATMMATSVMFLLADWKTNAYKALVISIGGVVCIASANAGNTSQDLKTGFLVGATPKRQQQALLIGVLVSVFAIGLTLNAMNRGLEQIRAIPPIKVDTTQLEEGVRVVEPNNNPLLGRNEIRIVDDKGNSIGQEDPKRYQLITALGAQHLANGQYLYNPQTGSIERQWIQGIGSDKAAAPQANLMATVVNGIIDHRLPWNLVLIGVFIVIAVELLGIRSLSFAVGFYLSIATTLAIFCGGVVRWLVDRAAQRAGERADESEVSPGSLYASGLIAAGGVMGLLGIVVKLLENQGTLKEGVLLLGPRFPAIGGSNLIAVVAFGALGASLYYFARRPINSGEKK